In Primulina huaijiensis isolate GDHJ02 chromosome 4, ASM1229523v2, whole genome shotgun sequence, the DNA window GCTCCAAAAGCTCTTTCCTAGATATATTCCACTCTTGTTCCCTctaaccaacaaaaacaatcaaAGGTTATGTCTCAAACAAAATGACTTTTCCGGAAAAATTTACTGTTTCCCGATGTTCTCAAAATGCTACAATACCCCCTGCAGTGCAGCCTTTTCTACAATTCCCACTTGAAGACCTCTAGAACTCAATGCAGTAGCAACAAAAATTCCCAAAGTTCCACCGCAAACTATGATGTCAAACATATCAGTACATTTGTCAGCCATTTCAGAATCACGAAATAAAGTGGGAGCATTGGTAACCACTTGTTGTGGTTCTTGGACAACTGCACGAGAATTTGCTCTATCAATCTTCTCCACCCTACTTGTATGAACATGCTACACATTCTAATTAGATTATATCGCCTAATGAATAATATTATCTATCTAATTCgattatatttgaataatattatcTACCTGGTGAAGCAGAGCAAATGCTGGACCACAAATTGTCCATTCTTTTCAAAGCATTATACGAGTAAGCACCACCAGCACCACCGACTTCCCCATTTACTGGTATACTTTCCATTATCCTCTGCAATCAAAGTTGAAATAAATTGAGCCCCAACCAGGAAGCTAAAAGAACATGAAATATATGTACGGTCGGTTCGATGTCTTCAAATTTCTATCTGCGTTAACATACAAAATTCATGCAGGTGGGGATGCCGAGACGAAAGGTCTGAACACAATACGATGCTTACTTCTGTTCCAAAGTTCCAAGAAAGAACAAGTTACATATCAAAATGGAATGGGAAATCGGAATTATGCCCCCCAAAATGTACTTGATAATCATTTATCCTCTATCATAAGTGGACTTGGACGTCGAAGAATTGATCATGGATCTTCCCGTCATACAAATGACAGATTTAGTTAGTACGGGCAGCATATAGAATTCGCTCTTCTTCCATCACAAGTAATATACACAGTGAGAGTTTGTATAACTACAACTTAATTAGTTGATATACTAAGCAAGCATAGCACCCAAAAGGGTGAAATAATAACATCAAACATACAGTGAGCACTAAGGATGCCGcaaatgaataaaaatgatgaattcaGGAGAAGAAAAGAGAAGTATACTTGGGTTCTTGAGGGAGTAGAGGCTTGCACTTGCAGGCTAATAAGTTTTTTTGTGGGTAGAAGCTGTGGGCGAGCGGCAAACGAGGACTGTCGGAAGAAAGAGACTCCATACCTGTTCATCTCCATTTCCCGTTTTCTGCCGATCTGCCTGCAGAATTATACAGTGTAGAACTAGACACGTAAATCTTAAGTAGGATGCACTTCAAATCTTGTGAGCCGCACGGACAGAatcaatagatttttttttactactgtattttaacaaaaataaatattacaattttaattttatatttattttaataatttttgtctATCTTATATCATTAAATTTCAAGCTCAatctcattattattattttattgattttaataaTGTAATGTGATTAAGTGCTGGCATGACACATCAACATAATACTGATCTATGCAGTATCATATCAACACTCTTGATTATAAacaaggtaaaaacttgtgtgagacggtctcacgggtcgtattttatgagacatgtctcttatttggatcatctNTTGGATAACGCTTTTACAGTAgtgatgaatgatattttttttatgccaTGAAAATAATTGATTGGTATACTCAAATATATATCACAATCGAATTTATATGCAGCCCTCGATTAGCCAATAATTGCACATTCGATCGAGTTATATAAGATGAATGAACTGTATTGTATGCTACTCATAATTGATTGGTATTCTAGACACAATCGGTGATACATAGAGAATCATGAGGAGATGTTACTAGATCCTCTTACCATGACTCAatggatataatcagaaattaattttgtcattctaATGATCGATAAGCAAGATGATGATAATTAGGGTAAGCTCGTACAAGAGATACATGTTGTCATGAATCACAATGAGTAGTGAACTCGTGACTAGCTATATCCCTAAACCATTGATagtcacacaagtactagtttcttgttctcgttgagatagtcaaattcaaatagttgaatttgatgattgaaGTTTGATGTAATCAAACGTTTTGGCTTATAGAAAGATTTATAAGCATATTTCATATTTGAATGTTTTGAGAGCTAATACAACTGTTAAAATGGTGAGAAGAATATAACTGtctaaattttgtgaaaatgttTCAAAATTGACAATTGCCACATTTTGAGTTAGTGGATAATTGATTTTGACTAGTTAATTTTAACCATATTGACCTCTACTAGTTGACTCAGATCAAGTTAACTTGGACCAAATTGACTTTGATTAACtagttttaaatgttttgactTTACATCAAAATAATGAGAAAGTCACACTTGTCGCatcgataattttttttttcatcaattgaaattatgataaaaccTCGATCACAAGTTTTACGATTAATATGAGTGGAGTATCTTAACCAAAATTTAACTAGTAAGAGCCATAATTAGACTATACAACTGGTTATAATCCTAACTGTATTAGTATCCCCATTTTACTTAGAGTTTTGAATCAGACATAACAAGTTGCTTAGCCATCAAACAAAAAACTCCCATCCCATCTCTAACaaaaaattcggccaccccTTTTTCTTTAAGGGATTTCGGCTGCCCCTTGAAGATCGCCGCCGCGCGTTCCTCCATCTTCTTTTATCTCAACGcaaaattatttagttttttataCTGCAAACTAAAGAAATAATAGAGACTCCAACCGTAGACCAAATTCTGGGGATTGAAGAAAAAACGATTGAAATTGATCATTCGTAAGAAAATACAAGAAGAACTATCTCCACATAATAACCAGAATAATTGGAGCTAAATGATTATTCACTAAATGCAATTCAATAAACATTATATACATGTTTTAGTCCACACGACATCCAAGCATATTTTGTAtgacaaaatatttataaaaaattttaaattccgctacGTTATTGAACACGAGAAAACGATACAacattattttctaaaaaaaattatccacTACCATTCGGTGACATTACAATGAAACTTGATTCATTTCATTAGAACTTAATTTTTGGAATGTATCAAACAAATTCTAAGTCGTTTAATTTTGATAACGTTTAAAGCAGCTCCCACGCTTCGAACAAAAGATTAATTACTCGAAAGTATATTTGAAAATCGAAACTTATTGAACTCTAATTTGATGCAAATCTAATAATCGAGACAAATCTAACAAATGCTTGCGATACCGAATGTAATAGCACTATCAAATTGATGGTATGGGATTTTTGCATGTGAAGAGAACCACCTGAAATCATCCCCGAAGCTTAACATGCATTCGGATGGAAGGATTTCAAATTCTCGGTTTATTCCATCGTACTAGTTTGAGCAgtctttgaaatacaaagattTGAAATCCCTCCTTTtacatatttaattaacttgacgACATGGAATCATTTGAAGTCCTTGAATCAAATCTTTTTCTGAAATCCACGTCCTTCAACCCGCTCTGTGCAAATGAAACAAGTTTTGCATCATTTCCGGCAAGGATAAGTAATTCCAAGTTAAAACAatttaagggaaaaaaaaactcGATTATTCAACTTTTCTGGCTTCCCAATCACATCCAAAACTCAAAAGAAAACATTATAGCTATATCCTGGCTTCTTTTGCTTCCTAAAACCGTATTGGGACGAATTATGATTTTGCGTTGATTAATTCACGGCATACTAGAGTTGGGTAAGAAGGAGTTTTTACCAGTGTCATCTTGGTCTGTCATGTTCACTAGAATCGCTCCATTTGTAGTCCAAACCAGATCCATACTTCCATGCCTCAAGCCTCTGCTTCCATTCATATTTTGTCTTAACCGGAAATGAGTCCAACAAGTGCCTGAAACGAGTTATATTTATCTCAAGAAACCGTTTTTTCTTCGTGGCTCAACAAGTCAAAGGAAGAACATGATTACCTTAGCAAAGGGTCGATGAAGGAGGAAAGAAATGTATAAAGTCCCAACATCACAAAATGTCCGGACCAGTCGAACAGCACCAGAATACCAACCTTCATATCAGAAAAGAGTCAGTTTGAAATTTTCAAGACTGTATCAGGTATACAAGAAGCCATTATGTTTGCTCTACCTTCTTGAATATAGATGGTATGATAAGAGGTCTGGTGAACATTACCAGGCCTAGCGTCTTAACGAGAGGACCAAATTGTATGACATCCTGCATCAAAAGACATCAAGGCAAAATGTGGGGGAAATAAGCTAAGGAAAAGGGAGTGAGAAGACTTGCATTCAAGTAACATAAGAAATGAAAGATGATTTAATAACCTGAAGAAATGGGCGAAGCACTGGATCCCCTAGTTtctgaaggaaaaaaaagagtTTGGAAGAACAAATAACCGATCAAGGAAATGCGGCTATGAGCAAGAGCGAAAAAATTGGTTAATAGCTACCTGCATGCTCTGAAAATTGACAAATAAAAGTTCGTTTATGAAATTAGGTGAGACATTGGACTGCTTTTTGGCTGACATGGCTCTTTGAAACAACCAGGATGAGCTTAAATTAGGCTGCATATATGCTAAATTTAATCAACACAAGAGTGGTATCTATACTGTAGGATTGTAGGAAGAAACAAAACCTGACCATGTAAGGGTTCAGCAGAGATAAACTCCGGGCGTCCAGAAAATCGTTGCTAACTGCTTCATATATGCCTTAAATCTCATGAGAGGAAAATTGTTACTACAACTGCAAACATTTGTTTCCTTCATTGAAAGTTTTATTTATCAAGATATATATAGGAatacaaattcaaattttgacaaataaaaatgatataagCCGAGAGTTTTCTGCATGTATCGTAAAACATTTTATACCATCTGTTAATCTTCCAAGATGTCTGGTCAAGCTCCCAAAACCACCAAAAGACACTGGAGATTGTACACCACTAGCATCCCCAAACTGCAGATAATATCATACACATAGTGGCATTCATTGAACATGAATAGAGCGGAATATATTGAGGCTTTGAAAAGACGCAAGGTACAACACCTGTAAAACACGATCAAAAGCTGCTGGTAATGGACTGCAGTAGAGTCAGTCCAGAGccatttacataaaaaataaaaaataaaacgaaaGTCAGAGCAAGTAAGCTAAATCTCCAATGGTGTATAAGTTAAACATCAGATCTGCAATAGGTCAGTTGAGATACCAGAGCTACTACAGATGCAAGTACATTACTTTAGTTTATGGACATCAACAACGTTTACCTGTCGCGGTATGTAGGAAAAATGCCATATATAACTCTCAAAACCTCCAGATCCTCGAGAGACACACCCTGTAAGTTTTGTATAATATAATTGTAAACCATAAAGTGATATTTATTTTGGTCAGAGGACCTGATCGTCCCCAGCCTAGAATGCTACCTGATACTTGGGCATCAATTCCCAATAATCTTCAAGTAACTCTTCCAACTTGGGGCACCCTGGTTCGGGAAAAAGGTATGTGAACATGTATGTTGTTCGCTCAAGTGGACCCGATCCAGCTGGAAATGCCTGAAAAAGAATCCAACCAAATCATCACAAGAAACTAAACTGTTGGTGCAGTAAACGAGGAGCAATGGGACATGTAACACCTCCCAGAAGTAATGTACTTCTGACTGGCCAACCGTTTTCACTGAAGCACTACTAAATATCACATCACTTGTATAATTCTCTTTAAAACCACGACAACAAGAGCCGACAACAAGGCACACACCATCTGGTTGCCTTCCATTCCTTATCTGTCAAAGCTTAAAAGCACGAGAAGCAGTTGTCGTAAAACTTTTTTGAGGACAAATTATCcataagaaataattttgtaaTTGAAAGTAAGAATTAAGCAATGATGTCCATAGTTTTAAGTTGAATACTCAACTTGCTTGACAACTGGAGAAAAGTTTCCCATAGCATCAATAATGAGGCGTGATGTCAAAATCTTTCCATCTGATAGTTTCAATACCTAACAAGGAAAGAAGAGAAATAATTCAAATGAAAGAACCCTGAAGCATTGCAATGGCTTATTTTCATTATCATTAGTCTTTACACTGTTCATTCAACAAAGGTcatatttctttcttgaaaCATATTATAAAATCTGATGTCTTAATATATCTGCACAGGTAAAGAGATTAATATTTACCCTGAGCCTTAGGAGTAACACATATTTTAGCAATTCTTAATTTCACATCCCAAGTTTTAGCCTCTAAATTTTCGACTAGTTGGTTATCGTGTAGATGTAATACCCATGACCCATCCCAAATCAGATTATAAGAGCAGTGCACATCGATTTATATAAAGATACaatatgttttttaacaacttCGCTAAGCCAAAAATAGACACAAAATAGTTACAGACGAAGCCAATTATGTATATGATCCCGCTTGTGCAGACTCATTTAATTAGGGCACGACAGTGGCATTCATTCATCTCAACAAATTGTACTGTATATGTTTAAGCTCAAAAACCTAATCACATTTAGGTTGTTTATGACTTGTCGTGGTAGGTATTCTTACAGCTGCATCCTCATGAACGAATATGTTTGACACACCACACCCCTCAAAGATGGCACCACCAAGGAAGGTGAAACGCTTTCTCATGATTTCTATAAGCCTGGCTGGCCTGCAATGAGCAGAACAGAGGGAAACAAACAGAGAAATTAGATATTTACtcaaaaaaattcatttcaCAATAGTCACAAAGAGCATGAAAAGCACAATGTGAAAAAAAGGCTGAGATAACCATGGGTTAAAACAAATTTCTAGGGTTCACATATTGTATGAAAACAATCTCATGCGACAGTTGTGGTGCTTCCGAAGGT includes these proteins:
- the LOC140975278 gene encoding uncharacterized protein isoform X2; its protein translation is MADKCTDMFDIIVCGGTLGIFVATALSSRGLQVGIVEKAALQGREQEWNISRKELLELVEVGILTEDDIDHVTAASFNPVWSQICGFEGKGEIWVNDILNLGVSPARLIEIMRKRFTFLGGAIFEGCGVSNIFVHEDAAVLKLSDGKILTSRLIIDAMGNFSPVVKQIRNGRQPDGVCLVVGSCCRGFKENYTSDVIFSSASVKTVGQSEVHYFWEAFPAGSGPLERTTYMFTYLFPEPGCPKLEELLEDYWELMPKYQGVSLEDLEVLRVIYGIFPTYRDSPLPAAFDRVLQFGDASGVQSPVSFGGFGSLTRHLGRLTDGIYEAVSNDFLDARSLSLLNPYMPNLSSSWLFQRAMSAKKQSNVSPNFINELLFVNFQSMQKLGDPVLRPFLQDVIQFGPLVKTLGLVMFTRPLIIPSIFKKVGILVLFDWSGHFVMLGLYTFLSSFIDPLLRHLLDSFPVKTKYEWKQRLEAWKYGSGLDYKWSDSSEHDRPR
- the LOC140975278 gene encoding uncharacterized protein isoform X1, translating into MEMNRYGVSFFRQSSFAARPQLLPTKKLISLQVQASTPSRTQRIMESIPVNGEVGGAGGAYSYNALKRMDNLWSSICSASPVVQEPQQVVTNAPTLFRDSEMADKCTDMFDIIVCGGTLGIFVATALSSRGLQVGIVEKAALQGREQEWNISRKELLELVEVGILTEDDIDHVTAASFNPNRCGFEGKGEIWVNDILNLGVSPARLIEIMRKRFTFLGGAIFEGCGVSNIFVHEDAAVLKLSDGKILTSRLIIDAMGNFSPVVKQIRNGRQPDGVCLVVGSCCRGFKENYTSDVIFSSASVKTVGQSEVHYFWEAFPAGSGPLERTTYMFTYLFPEPGCPKLEELLEDYWELMPKYQGVSLEDLEVLRVIYGIFPTYRDSPLPAAFDRVLQFGDASGVQSPVSFGGFGSLTRHLGRLTDGIYEAVSNDFLDARSLSLLNPYMPNLSSSWLFQRAMSAKKQSNVSPNFINELLFVNFQSMQKLGDPVLRPFLQDVIQFGPLVKTLGLVMFTRPLIIPSIFKKVGILVLFDWSGHFVMLGLYTFLSSFIDPLLRHLLDSFPVKTKYEWKQRLEAWKYGSGLDYKWSDSSEHDRPR